A DNA window from Bradyrhizobium sp. CCBAU 53421 contains the following coding sequences:
- a CDS encoding Rrf2 family transcriptional regulator, giving the protein MIRDSRLSGVLHGLLHMIGAGEPVTSEQLAQAMATNPVVVRRVMAGLREQGLVRSEKGHGGGWTLARDPADISLADIYRAVGAPTIVAMGHRSDNPGCLVEQAVNDALSGTFREVEALFLKRLGAVTLDALAKDFKRRLAKHKQSLEDQIHAVK; this is encoded by the coding sequence ATGATACGCGATAGCCGCCTCTCCGGTGTCCTGCACGGCCTGCTCCACATGATCGGAGCGGGTGAACCGGTCACGTCGGAGCAACTTGCACAGGCGATGGCCACCAACCCGGTGGTCGTCCGCCGCGTGATGGCGGGCCTGCGCGAGCAAGGCCTGGTGCGTTCCGAGAAGGGTCATGGCGGCGGCTGGACGCTGGCGCGCGATCCCGCCGACATCTCGCTCGCCGACATCTATCGCGCGGTCGGCGCGCCCACGATCGTTGCGATGGGCCATCGCTCGGACAATCCCGGCTGCCTGGTCGAACAGGCCGTCAACGACGCGCTGTCAGGCACGTTTCGCGAGGTCGAGGCGCTGTTCCTGAAGCGGCTCGGCGCGGTGACGCTCGACGCGCTTGCGAAGGATTTCAAGCGCCGGCTCGCCAAACACAAACAAAGCCTCGAGGACCAGATTCATGCAGTCAAGTGA
- a CDS encoding OmpA family protein: MAAAAGQNREIEQLKTLLFQPEATRLTSLEADLDTLQRYVGNADRLEAATAGILVEALERAEVNRPRELASAIAPVVVSAIRSEIKNSREQMIEALYPIVGRLVSAAVANAFRELVASLEQRINALTSAQLWVGRVKSLVTGRPISEFVLADSPPQINRLLIIERGNGRLIADWKREATADERADLLSAMVAAILEFSVQALAGEGNLQTLDFGGRQLALRASPRFILAAECLGPLRPADNARINSLFFDAIERIDRGADCDGPMLASLAAAIETDDAPRRIASRRGKVILCAVLAAAAALSLWLAATSVTRALLERRTHAALEQLAAKQPLLVTFPLRLDFDHGKASVAVSGIEPNQLETAPLIDALAAAAAPYKVVDRIGLVSTPEQAAASQAGIAGLQQSLTRLQASLDQMREAIGAQAKSGDEKYAGLAAQYDRLGEQSAKLGEQVTKLQSVADGPAARLDRFIASTAIFFVNNSDEFLDNDQAEQQLRELAGLMTNNDLRLRIVGYADQSGTEGTNKTLGRKRAEQVQRRLTALGVDPSRLILVSRAATMPITDRLDTTVGGNRRVAFETVYRGEVAR; the protein is encoded by the coding sequence ATGGCAGCTGCTGCCGGCCAGAACCGCGAGATCGAGCAGCTCAAGACATTGCTGTTTCAGCCCGAGGCGACGCGTCTGACGTCGCTGGAGGCCGACCTCGATACGCTGCAGCGCTATGTCGGGAACGCCGATCGTCTGGAAGCGGCCACCGCCGGCATCCTGGTCGAGGCGCTGGAGCGCGCCGAGGTCAACCGGCCGCGCGAGCTCGCCAGCGCGATCGCGCCGGTCGTGGTCTCCGCGATCCGCAGCGAGATCAAGAATTCGCGCGAGCAGATGATCGAGGCGCTTTATCCGATCGTCGGCCGGCTGGTCAGCGCCGCGGTCGCGAACGCGTTCCGGGAACTGGTTGCTTCGCTCGAACAGCGCATCAATGCGCTGACCTCGGCGCAATTGTGGGTCGGGCGGGTCAAGTCGCTGGTGACGGGACGTCCGATCAGCGAGTTCGTGCTCGCCGACAGTCCGCCGCAGATCAACCGGCTCCTGATCATCGAACGCGGCAATGGCCGCCTGATCGCCGACTGGAAGCGCGAGGCCACCGCCGACGAGCGCGCCGACCTGCTCAGCGCGATGGTCGCGGCGATTCTCGAATTCTCGGTGCAGGCGCTGGCCGGCGAAGGCAATCTGCAGACGCTCGATTTCGGCGGCCGGCAGCTCGCGCTGCGCGCCTCGCCCCGTTTCATCCTGGCGGCGGAGTGCCTGGGGCCGCTGCGTCCCGCCGACAATGCCCGGATCAATTCGCTGTTCTTCGACGCGATCGAGCGCATCGACCGCGGCGCGGATTGCGATGGCCCGATGCTCGCCTCGCTCGCCGCCGCGATCGAGACCGACGACGCGCCGCGGCGGATCGCGAGCCGGCGCGGTAAGGTGATCCTGTGTGCCGTGCTCGCCGCGGCGGCCGCGCTGTCGCTCTGGCTTGCCGCGACCTCGGTGACGCGCGCCCTCCTGGAGCGGCGCACCCATGCGGCGCTGGAGCAGCTCGCCGCCAAGCAGCCGTTGCTTGTCACCTTCCCGCTGCGGCTCGACTTCGATCACGGCAAGGCAAGCGTGGCCGTGTCGGGTATCGAGCCGAACCAGCTGGAGACGGCGCCGCTGATCGACGCGCTCGCTGCGGCCGCGGCGCCCTACAAGGTCGTCGACCGCATCGGGCTGGTGTCCACGCCGGAACAGGCGGCGGCATCGCAGGCCGGCATCGCGGGCCTGCAGCAGAGCCTGACGCGCCTGCAGGCGAGTCTCGACCAGATGCGTGAGGCGATCGGCGCGCAGGCGAAGTCGGGCGATGAGAAATATGCCGGTCTCGCCGCGCAATATGACAGACTCGGCGAGCAGTCCGCGAAACTGGGCGAGCAAGTCACCAAGCTGCAGTCCGTCGCCGACGGGCCGGCGGCGCGGCTCGACCGCTTCATCGCCTCGACCGCGATCTTCTTCGTCAACAATTCGGACGAATTCCTCGACAACGACCAGGCCGAGCAGCAGCTGCGCGAACTCGCCGGACTCATGACGAACAACGATCTCAGGCTGCGCATCGTCGGCTATGCCGATCAGAGCGGCACCGAGGGCACCAACAAGACACTGGGTCGCAAGCGAGCGGAGCAGGTGCAGCGCAGGCTGACCGCGCTCGGGGTCGACCCGTCGCGGCTGATTTTGGTTTCGCGCGCCGCGACGATGCCGATCACCGACCGGCTCGACACCACCGTCGGCGGCAACCGCCGCGTCGCGTTTGAGACGGTCTATCGAGGCGAAGTGGCCCGCTGA
- a CDS encoding GTP-binding protein: MLTAKVMLLGDMGVGKTSILYRLIYNRFEGQYKSTLGVEILSHDVAPADGSDPMRLVLWDTDGDFGTQIFDTVYVTGASAAIIVSDVTRPQTVTRMVELVRGFEERFPGRPYRALLNKIDLPEAAGSAGAIAGLAKSSVKSVSAKTGVGIAESFVELAQTIRRRQL; this comes from the coding sequence ATGCTCACCGCAAAAGTCATGCTGCTCGGCGACATGGGGGTCGGCAAGACGTCGATCCTCTACCGCCTGATCTACAACCGGTTCGAGGGCCAGTATAAATCGACGCTGGGCGTCGAGATCCTGAGCCACGACGTGGCGCCGGCGGACGGCAGCGATCCGATGCGGCTCGTGCTGTGGGACACCGACGGCGATTTCGGCACGCAGATCTTCGACACCGTCTACGTCACCGGCGCATCCGCGGCCATCATCGTGTCCGACGTCACGCGGCCGCAGACCGTGACCCGCATGGTCGAGCTGGTGCGCGGTTTCGAGGAGCGATTCCCGGGCCGGCCCTACCGCGCATTGTTGAACAAGATCGACCTGCCGGAAGCCGCCGGCAGCGCCGGCGCGATTGCCGGGCTCGCCAAGTCGAGCGTCAAATCGGTCAGCGCCAAGACCGGCGTCGGCATCGCTGAAAGCTTTGTCGAGCTCGCGCAGACCATCCGCCGCCGCCAGCTCTAG
- a CDS encoding cysteine hydrolase family protein codes for MALTTLDPITALIVVDLQTGLVGAPFVHPFEGIVARARALLDAFRQRGLPIALVNVDGTAPGRTERPRHNGQFPDGWTDLIPELDRQPGDIIVTKRTWGAFASTDLEDQLRARGVTHVVIAGVATGTGVESTARQAYEAGFNVTLAIDAMTDARPHAHDYSIEQVFPRLGETGSTQAIIDLLERTNAHELA; via the coding sequence ATGGCTCTGACGACGCTCGATCCGATCACCGCTCTCATTGTCGTCGATCTGCAAACAGGACTCGTCGGCGCCCCCTTCGTCCATCCGTTCGAAGGCATCGTCGCGCGCGCCCGCGCCCTCCTCGATGCGTTTCGACAGCGTGGACTGCCGATCGCGCTGGTCAATGTCGACGGCACGGCACCAGGACGAACCGAGCGGCCACGCCACAACGGACAATTTCCCGACGGCTGGACCGACCTGATTCCAGAGCTCGACCGGCAGCCAGGCGACATCATCGTCACCAAGCGGACATGGGGCGCGTTCGCCAGCACCGATCTCGAGGATCAGCTGCGCGCCCGCGGCGTTACCCATGTCGTGATCGCCGGCGTTGCGACCGGCACCGGCGTCGAATCGACGGCACGGCAGGCCTACGAAGCCGGCTTCAACGTCACACTCGCGATCGACGCCATGACCGATGCGCGCCCGCACGCACATGACTACAGCATCGAACAGGTATTCCCGCGGCTCGGCGAAACCGGCTCGACGCAGGCGATCATCGACCTGCTTGAAAGGACCAACGCACATGAACTGGCTTGA
- a CDS encoding class I SAM-dependent methyltransferase, with product MQSSEQAKPLPFNDPAHWDKMVATYEAQSQPFTTHFAEAAVAMLPIGRSSKVLDVATGTGAAALAAARRGADVTAIDFSAGMVARVRAHEVANIEARQMDGQALDLPDAAFDAAVSVFGVMLFPDWRAGLREMARVTRPGGSAAIAVWKSADGAAVYLLLSQIIRRLYPDHVTPMPCTGLAELADPTRLSAAIIAAGFSDPVVAEITHDFQLNVVNPADVDKLFEFMPHWGGLDADQSDTVARAFRGEIERGRVGDSFAIPSTALIATALRPSPRSPAATAAPGCAINRHIACAGSTSSALAPVVALLVCVTWRLQAGAVGPAVEFLDDPPMARPQCRRSTGLLRQFSGQLDLFWHG from the coding sequence ATGCAGTCAAGTGAGCAGGCAAAGCCGCTTCCGTTCAACGATCCCGCGCACTGGGACAAGATGGTCGCCACCTACGAGGCGCAGTCGCAGCCGTTCACGACACATTTCGCCGAGGCCGCGGTCGCGATGCTCCCGATCGGCCGGTCGTCGAAGGTGCTCGATGTCGCCACCGGCACGGGTGCCGCGGCGCTTGCGGCCGCGCGCAGGGGCGCCGACGTCACCGCGATCGACTTCTCCGCCGGCATGGTGGCACGGGTCCGCGCGCATGAGGTGGCGAATATCGAGGCGCGGCAGATGGACGGCCAGGCGCTCGATTTGCCGGATGCCGCGTTCGATGCAGCGGTGTCGGTGTTCGGCGTCATGCTGTTTCCGGACTGGCGCGCCGGACTGCGCGAGATGGCACGGGTGACGCGACCGGGCGGATCGGCGGCGATTGCAGTCTGGAAAAGCGCCGACGGCGCCGCGGTGTATCTCCTGCTCTCGCAGATCATCCGCCGGCTCTATCCCGACCACGTCACGCCGATGCCCTGCACCGGCCTCGCCGAGCTCGCCGATCCCACCCGCCTCAGCGCCGCGATCATTGCCGCCGGCTTCTCCGATCCTGTCGTCGCCGAGATCACCCACGACTTCCAGCTCAATGTCGTCAATCCTGCCGACGTCGACAAGCTGTTCGAGTTCATGCCGCATTGGGGCGGCCTCGATGCGGACCAGAGCGACACCGTTGCGCGCGCCTTCCGGGGCGAGATCGAGCGAGGCCGTGTCGGCGACAGTTTTGCGATTCCCTCGACCGCGCTGATCGCGACGGCGCTGCGACCCTCACCTCGCTCTCCGGCAGCAACCGCCGCGCCTGGATGCGCGATCAATCGGCACATTGCGTGCGCCGGATCGACCTCATCTGCGCTTGCGCCTGTCGTCGCCCTGCTTGTCTGCGTCACTTGGCGGCTGCAGGCCGGCGCTGTTGGCCCAGCGGTCGAGTTCCTCGATGATCCGCCGATGGCTCGGCCGCAGTGTCGACGGAGCACCGGGCTCCTGAGACAATTTTCGGGGCAGCTTGACCTGTTCTGGCATGGCTAG
- a CDS encoding alginate lyase family protein, which translates to MKRWIGFTTISVSIALPCLGQPAAARTCEAPPALASVDPPGFYQDAGGYAEAIKPLHAFIAQVNKAADEHDQDCVLNLLASWARGDALLTIGASYQGDFERSWAGTDFALALLRFPVASTKADHRFQQIKPWLIRIAEETRDADRINHLGNNLVYWAGLDLMSIGTLTDRSDLIDAGISRARQGIGDIGAHGELQRELKRGERALHYHNFALIPLVFCAELASRRKIDLYAENNGAIHRLADPIVRAVQDERSFGALTNVPQQVFPWTFQGDLAWMEPYYARFHDQRLPPIIRSRRPFNNPRLGGNVTASWGAPQPD; encoded by the coding sequence ATGAAGCGTTGGATTGGTTTCACGACGATCAGCGTGTCGATCGCCCTCCCTTGCCTCGGGCAGCCTGCTGCGGCCCGGACCTGCGAGGCGCCGCCGGCGCTGGCGTCGGTCGATCCGCCCGGCTTCTACCAGGATGCCGGCGGTTACGCGGAGGCGATCAAGCCCCTGCATGCGTTCATTGCGCAGGTCAACAAGGCCGCCGATGAACACGACCAGGATTGCGTGCTGAACCTGCTCGCAAGCTGGGCGAGGGGAGATGCGCTGCTGACGATCGGCGCGAGCTACCAGGGCGATTTCGAACGCTCCTGGGCCGGGACCGATTTCGCATTGGCGCTGCTGCGCTTCCCTGTTGCGTCGACGAAGGCCGACCATCGATTCCAGCAGATCAAGCCGTGGCTGATCCGGATTGCCGAGGAAACCCGCGATGCCGATCGCATCAACCACCTCGGCAACAATCTGGTCTATTGGGCTGGGCTCGATCTGATGTCGATCGGCACTCTGACGGATCGGAGCGATCTGATCGATGCCGGCATTTCCCGGGCGCGTCAGGGTATCGGGGACATCGGGGCTCACGGCGAATTGCAACGCGAGCTGAAGCGCGGCGAGCGCGCGCTGCATTACCACAACTTTGCGCTGATTCCGCTGGTGTTCTGCGCCGAGCTCGCCAGCCGCCGGAAGATCGATCTCTACGCGGAGAATAATGGAGCGATCCATCGGCTCGCCGACCCGATCGTTCGCGCGGTGCAGGACGAGCGCAGCTTCGGCGCTCTCACCAACGTTCCGCAGCAGGTTTTCCCTTGGACGTTTCAGGGAGACCTTGCATGGATGGAACCGTATTACGCCCGATTTCACGATCAGCGCTTGCCGCCAATTATCCGCTCGCGAAGGCCGTTTAACAATCCGAGGCTCGGCGGCAACGTGACGGCAAGCTGGGGCGCGCCCCAGCCGGACTAA
- a CDS encoding response regulator transcription factor, which translates to MSRIEKVRVLIAEDQTLIREGIATLLAQQNDDFEILPGASDGEQAIEFARRYRPDVILMDLQMPRVDGIAATQRILRELPQTHIVVLTTFETNDLIFEAVSAGAKAYLLKDARMEEIASTIRAVINGQSGLSPSVAARILDEFKRLRGPRVSAKLPVRDGLTARENEILTLIVEGKSNTEIGERLHLAEGTVKNYVSTILEKCQVKNRTELAIKAITY; encoded by the coding sequence GTGAGCAGAATTGAGAAGGTGCGGGTGCTGATCGCCGAGGATCAGACCCTGATCAGGGAAGGTATCGCCACACTGCTGGCCCAGCAGAACGACGATTTCGAGATCCTTCCCGGTGCGTCCGACGGCGAGCAGGCCATCGAATTCGCGCGGCGCTATCGGCCGGACGTGATCCTGATGGACCTGCAGATGCCGCGCGTCGACGGCATTGCGGCGACCCAGCGGATTCTCCGCGAGCTGCCGCAGACCCATATCGTCGTCCTGACGACATTCGAGACCAACGATCTGATCTTCGAGGCGGTCAGCGCCGGCGCCAAGGCGTATCTCTTGAAGGACGCCAGGATGGAGGAGATCGCCTCGACCATCCGCGCGGTGATCAACGGCCAGTCCGGGCTGTCGCCCAGCGTCGCCGCGCGCATCCTCGACGAGTTCAAACGGCTGCGCGGCCCGCGCGTCTCGGCGAAGCTGCCGGTTCGCGACGGGCTGACGGCGCGGGAGAATGAAATTCTCACGCTGATCGTCGAGGGCAAGAGCAATACCGAGATTGGTGAACGGCTGCATTTGGCCGAGGGCACGGTGAAGAACTATGTCAGCACCATCCTGGAGAAATGCCAGGTCAAGAACCGTACGGAACTCGCAATAAAGGCAATAACTTACTAG
- the mscL gene encoding large conductance mechanosensitive channel protein MscL codes for MLKEFREFAMKGNVVDLAVGVIIGAAFGAIVSSMVADIIMPIIGAVSGGLDFSNYFTALSKSVTATNLADAKKQGAVLAWGNFLTLTLNFLIVAFVLFIVVRLMNQLKREAPAAPADPPKPTKEQELLTEIRDLLKSRA; via the coding sequence ATGCTGAAGGAATTCAGGGAATTCGCCATGAAGGGCAACGTCGTCGATCTCGCCGTCGGCGTGATCATCGGCGCGGCGTTCGGCGCGATCGTCTCGTCGATGGTGGCCGACATCATCATGCCCATCATCGGCGCGGTCAGCGGCGGGCTCGACTTCTCCAATTATTTCACCGCGCTCTCGAAGTCGGTGACGGCGACCAACCTCGCCGATGCCAAGAAGCAGGGTGCGGTGCTGGCTTGGGGCAACTTCCTGACCCTCACGCTCAACTTCCTTATCGTCGCCTTCGTGCTGTTCATCGTGGTCCGCCTCATGAATCAGCTCAAGCGCGAAGCGCCGGCGGCGCCGGCCGATCCGCCGAAGCCGACCAAGGAGCAAGAACTGCTCACCGAGATTCGCGATCTCCTCAAGTCGCGTGCGTAG
- a CDS encoding sensor histidine kinase → MIDLSADLLAAAGADVIGLAVIGADRTMQRKIGRLVEWLPAIGVDCCECMLLVGMEAELAALAEGQRDMIALAGVRGASPDITQPLSAVVLWNRAQSHYFVIATPDFAGRQVETLLGSERRARRLMEQQLEAASAEVRFASLARTRLRLARDLHDTLVHSIVALLTQIRLIRHYLSADPVRVADSLATAEDAAASGLSRAREAIDRLRTPDDLKLDPDVEGLLSDFAARSGVRVSIQIDEEARPGLRDCGLTVQRILSEALRNVQAHAQARRVSFHAYDEPAAVGRKLVVEIRDDGRGFDLAVPTPGHFGLIGMTEFAELVGGSCAVESAPGQGTLVRISLPVAVPPAASDGVLAD, encoded by the coding sequence ATGATCGATCTGAGCGCGGATTTGCTTGCGGCGGCCGGAGCCGACGTCATTGGTCTCGCCGTCATCGGTGCCGACCGGACCATGCAGCGGAAGATCGGACGGCTGGTCGAATGGCTTCCCGCCATCGGCGTCGATTGTTGCGAATGCATGCTGCTGGTCGGCATGGAGGCCGAGCTGGCGGCGCTTGCTGAAGGCCAGCGGGACATGATCGCACTGGCCGGCGTGCGTGGCGCCTCGCCCGACATCACACAGCCGCTGTCGGCGGTCGTGCTGTGGAATCGTGCGCAGTCACATTACTTCGTCATCGCCACGCCGGATTTCGCGGGCCGTCAGGTCGAAACGCTGCTTGGAAGCGAACGCCGGGCTCGCCGCCTGATGGAGCAGCAGCTCGAGGCGGCGAGCGCGGAAGTGCGTTTCGCCTCGCTGGCGCGGACGCGGCTGCGGCTGGCGCGCGACCTGCACGATACGCTGGTGCATTCGATCGTGGCGCTGCTGACCCAGATCCGGCTGATCAGGCACTATCTGTCGGCCGATCCCGTGCGGGTGGCGGACAGCCTTGCGACAGCCGAAGACGCCGCAGCGAGCGGTCTCTCGCGTGCCCGCGAGGCCATCGATCGCCTGCGCACACCAGACGATCTGAAGCTCGATCCCGATGTCGAGGGGCTGCTCAGCGACTTCGCCGCGCGCAGCGGTGTCAGGGTGTCGATCCAGATCGACGAGGAGGCGCGTCCCGGCTTGCGCGATTGCGGCTTGACGGTTCAGCGCATCCTCAGCGAGGCATTGCGCAATGTTCAGGCCCATGCGCAGGCACGCCGTGTCTCCTTTCACGCGTACGATGAGCCGGCCGCGGTCGGCCGCAAGCTCGTTGTCGAGATCCGCGACGACGGCCGCGGCTTCGATCTCGCGGTTCCTACTCCCGGACATTTCGGATTGATCGGGATGACCGAATTTGCTGAACTCGTCGGCGGAAGCTGCGCGGTGGAGAGCGCGCCCGGGCAAGGAACGCTGGTCCGGATATCGCTTCCCGTGGCGGTGCCGCCGGCAGCGTCCGACGGCGTGCTGGCGGACTGA
- a CDS encoding MarR family winged helix-turn-helix transcriptional regulator, with translation MNNAAARTGSARTSALAEDLRLLIGTLKRRLREQGQREDLPPSQVAVLLRLEKNGPATVSSLARSEGMRPQSMSSAIAALEAAGLVRGAPDPDDGRQTIMSLTDSCRERLRTGRAARQDWLSRTIAARLSAREQDELAAAVGLLKRLVTD, from the coding sequence ATGAACAATGCAGCGGCACGTACCGGCTCGGCGCGCACATCCGCGCTGGCCGAAGACCTTCGCCTGTTGATCGGAACGCTGAAGCGCCGGCTGCGCGAGCAGGGCCAGCGTGAAGATCTTCCGCCGTCCCAGGTCGCGGTGCTGCTGCGGCTCGAGAAGAATGGCCCCGCGACCGTGTCGAGCTTGGCGCGGTCGGAAGGCATGCGGCCGCAGTCGATGAGCTCGGCGATAGCGGCGCTCGAGGCCGCGGGCCTGGTCCGCGGCGCGCCCGATCCGGACGACGGCCGCCAGACCATCATGTCGCTCACCGATAGCTGCCGCGAGCGGCTGCGCACCGGCCGCGCCGCGCGGCAGGACTGGCTGTCGCGCACCATCGCCGCACGGCTGTCGGCGCGGGAACAGGATGAACTCGCCGCCGCCGTGGGCCTGCTGAAGCGGCTGGTCACGGACTAA
- a CDS encoding DUF3597 domain-containing protein — MSIFGSIMGAIFGHGAQAKTPEGTTTAAPGTAPASTSSAPASAAPAAQSVDVAAIVDKAAAASGEKLDWRTSIVDLMKALGLDSSLAARKELAKELHYTGDTNNTATMNVWLHQQVMAKLAANGGKLPADIKT, encoded by the coding sequence ATGAGCATTTTTGGAAGCATCATGGGTGCAATCTTCGGTCACGGCGCCCAGGCCAAGACACCTGAGGGCACAACGACGGCTGCGCCTGGCACCGCACCGGCATCAACATCATCAGCTCCCGCGTCGGCGGCGCCCGCCGCGCAATCCGTCGACGTCGCGGCGATCGTCGACAAGGCGGCCGCGGCCAGCGGCGAGAAGCTCGACTGGCGCACCTCGATCGTCGACCTGATGAAGGCGCTCGGCCTCGACAGCAGCCTCGCCGCGCGCAAGGAGCTCGCCAAGGAGCTGCATTACACCGGCGATACCAACAACACCGCCACCATGAACGTCTGGCTGCATCAGCAGGTGATGGCCAAGCTCGCCGCCAATGGCGGCAAGCTGCCGGCCGACATCAAGACCTGA
- a CDS encoding tetratricopeptide repeat protein — protein sequence MLLDAVAHYGAGRAAEAGTLCGDILTADPDHVPALHLSAVIAFVTDRAAEGAVLLNRVFSLDPHHGPAFATLGDALAVKGEHEGAVAAFQRGVALRPRDAGLHIKLGVALCEVSHFGEAEAAFRRAIALDGGLTRARFNLAVALAGQQRPVEAEQAYREVIARDPAYRGVWLNLGNALTDQKKHDAAATAYRRGLSTDPDNPGLHSGLGAALYRLGRLEDAVLHYRRATALDPDNPAPWRLLAMVLHELGEREEAARIYRKVSARDPSDHVILNNLGACLFELGRVDDAIACAELALALKPDYAAAHTNLGIIFEAQNLVDAAVAAHRKAIELEPNYAKGHANLAVALRNAGEIDAALVASRRAIALDPEQPLAHYNHAHFLLMNGEFEEGFEEYRWRRKTKMLSEGDPVFDEPEWQGEPLAGRTLLLFAEYGLGDVVNFVRYVPMLAGKSGRIILQVQPALVSLLRPMLPDVAVFARGEPLPRFDLQLPLLSLPRIFRTTVETIPSAVSYLQADGIKLARWREALAGVAALKVGVVWAGNVRHKGDRQRSLPADAVLPRLVTSGVQLYSLQKEPRPEDAPVLRHLGSDIVDLAPTLGDFADTAAAVCALDLVIAVDTSVAHLAGALGRPVWMLCPYALDWRWLRDRADTPWYPTMRLFRQDRPQAWEGVLTRMSDELARVARGERELLLPAAAM from the coding sequence ATGTTGCTGGATGCGGTGGCGCATTATGGCGCGGGCCGCGCGGCGGAGGCCGGCACCTTGTGCGGCGACATCCTCACCGCCGATCCCGACCATGTTCCGGCGCTGCATCTGTCCGCCGTCATCGCCTTCGTAACCGACCGTGCTGCCGAAGGCGCGGTGTTGCTGAATCGCGTGTTCAGCCTCGATCCGCATCACGGACCGGCGTTCGCCACGCTCGGCGATGCGCTCGCGGTGAAGGGCGAGCACGAGGGCGCGGTGGCGGCGTTCCAGCGCGGCGTGGCCCTGCGGCCGAGGGATGCCGGGCTGCACATCAAGCTCGGCGTCGCGCTGTGCGAGGTGTCGCACTTCGGCGAGGCCGAGGCGGCGTTTCGCCGCGCGATCGCACTCGATGGCGGCCTGACGCGGGCGCGGTTCAACCTTGCCGTTGCGCTGGCCGGGCAGCAGCGGCCGGTCGAGGCGGAGCAGGCCTATCGCGAGGTGATCGCGCGTGATCCCGCCTATCGCGGCGTCTGGCTCAACCTCGGCAATGCGTTGACCGATCAGAAGAAGCACGACGCCGCCGCCACCGCCTATCGCCGTGGGCTCAGCACAGACCCCGACAATCCCGGCCTGCATAGCGGCCTCGGCGCGGCGCTCTATCGCCTCGGCCGGCTGGAGGACGCCGTCCTGCACTATCGCCGTGCGACCGCGCTCGATCCCGACAATCCGGCGCCGTGGCGCCTGCTGGCCATGGTGTTGCACGAATTGGGCGAGCGCGAGGAGGCGGCGCGCATCTATCGAAAGGTCTCGGCCCGCGATCCGTCCGATCACGTTATCCTCAACAACCTCGGCGCCTGCCTGTTCGAGCTCGGACGGGTCGACGACGCCATCGCCTGCGCCGAGCTCGCGCTGGCTCTCAAGCCGGACTATGCCGCCGCGCACACCAATCTCGGGATCATCTTCGAGGCGCAAAATCTGGTCGACGCGGCGGTGGCCGCGCATCGGAAGGCGATCGAGCTCGAACCCAATTATGCCAAGGGTCACGCCAATCTTGCGGTCGCACTGCGCAACGCCGGCGAGATCGATGCGGCGCTGGTGGCCTCGCGCCGGGCCATCGCGCTCGATCCCGAGCAGCCGCTGGCGCATTACAACCACGCGCACTTCCTCCTGATGAACGGAGAGTTCGAGGAAGGTTTTGAGGAGTATCGGTGGCGCCGCAAGACCAAGATGCTCAGCGAAGGCGATCCCGTGTTCGATGAGCCGGAATGGCAGGGCGAGCCGCTGGCGGGACGCACGCTGCTCCTGTTCGCCGAATACGGGCTCGGCGATGTCGTCAATTTCGTCCGCTATGTGCCGATGCTGGCGGGCAAAAGCGGCCGGATCATTCTGCAGGTGCAGCCGGCACTGGTCTCGCTGCTGCGGCCGATGCTGCCCGATGTCGCGGTATTCGCCCGCGGCGAGCCATTGCCGCGGTTCGACCTGCAATTGCCGTTGCTCAGCCTGCCGCGGATCTTCCGCACGACCGTCGAGACCATTCCCTCGGCCGTGTCCTATCTGCAGGCGGACGGCATCAAGCTCGCGCGCTGGCGCGAGGCGCTTGCTGGCGTGGCCGCGTTGAAAGTCGGCGTGGTCTGGGCCGGCAATGTCAGACACAAGGGCGACCGCCAGCGCTCGCTGCCGGCCGACGCCGTGCTGCCGCGGCTGGTCACGTCAGGCGTGCAGCTCTACAGCCTGCAGAAGGAGCCGCGGCCGGAGGATGCCCCGGTGCTGCGGCATCTCGGCTCCGACATCGTCGACCTCGCGCCGACGCTCGGCGATTTCGCCGATACCGCGGCGGCTGTCTGCGCGCTCGATCTCGTCATCGCCGTCGACACCTCGGTGGCGCATCTCGCCGGCGCGCTCGGCCGCCCGGTCTGGATGTTGTGTCCCTATGCGCTCGACTGGCGCTGGCTGCGCGATCGCGCCGACACGCCGTGGTATCCGACCATGCGGCTGTTCCGCCAGGACAGACCGCAGGCCTGGGAGGGCGTGCTGACACGGATGTCCGACGAGCTTGCACGTGTCGCGCGAGGGGAGCGCGAGCTGTTGCTGCCAGCAGCGGCGATGTGA